Proteins encoded together in one Quercus lobata isolate SW786 chromosome 3, ValleyOak3.0 Primary Assembly, whole genome shotgun sequence window:
- the LOC115978915 gene encoding putative pentatricopeptide repeat-containing protein At1g12700, mitochondrial, which yields MGTLLRTSHSSFRSCSYCCSTLTAAATTTSIASAKKNPNHNHNLNQNHFLKSVRDQCKSRSFRNVDHALHLFDTMLHMRPLPAIDDFNHMLGAIARLNYHPVVISLIKRIESFGISPDVYTLNILINCFCHSNRVDFGFSVLATILKLGYHPDSITLNTLVKGLCLQGNIVGAVRLVEEIERNGYKPNAITCGTILNCLCKIGQTSMAIGLLRKMEEGNFELQLITYNTIIDSLCKDTMVTEALNLLSEMMNKGIQPDLVTYNSLVQGLCNFGRWREATTLLNEMAQRKIVPSVRTFNILVDTFCKEGMLKEAKIIFDKMIQRGIEPDVVSYNSLIDGYCLQNKLNDAIEALNMMVERGCSPNVVSYNTLINGFCKNKKIDKAMNLFHEMSKKGVTPDVVTYSTLVGGLCRVGRRKAALELFHKMHVCGQPPNLQTYAVLLDGLCKNGQVVEAIKVILEMEDKTLCNNIVIYNILIDGLCNIGNLKVARELFYSLPTKGLQPNVQTYTIILKGLCKEGLIDEVSELLEKMDGNGCTHDDRTYNTIIQGLLQHNETSKAMKYLEIMVEKGFSTNVTVATMLVGLLSSNQVDKNIQELLHKFV from the coding sequence ATGGGTACGCTGCTTCGTACTTCCCACTCTTCTTTTCGTTCTTGTTCTTACTGTTGTTCTACTCTTACTGCTGCTGCTACGACTACTAGTATTGCTAGTGCTAAAAAAAACCCGAATCACAATCACAATCTGAATCAAAATCATTTCTTGAAATCTGTTAGAGATCAGTGCAAATCTAGAAGCTTTAGGAATGTTGATCATGCCTTACACCTGTTTGATACAATGCTTCACATGCGCCCTTTGCCTGCCATTGACGATTTTAATCACATGTTGGGTGCCATTGCAAGATTGAACTATCACCCAGTAGTCATTTCTCTAATTAAACGAATCGAATCATTTGGTATCTCTCCTGATGTTTATACTCTTAATATTTTGATTAACTGCTTCTGCCATTCGAACCGAGTAGATTTTGGGTTTTCTGTCTTGGcaacaattttgaaacttggttaTCACCCAGACTCTATTACTCTAAACACCCTTGTCAAGGGGCTCTGTCTTCAAGGTAACATTGTTGGAGCTGTGAGGTTGGTAGAAGAAATAGAGAGGAATGGGTATAAGCCTAATGCAATTACTTGTGGAACAATACTAAATTGTCTGTGTAAGATTGGACAGACTAGTATGGCTATTGGGTTGCTTAGGAAGATGGAAGAAGGGAATTTTGAGCTTCAACTGATAACGTATAACACAATCATTGATAGTTTATGTAAGGATACAATGGTAACTGAGGCTTTGAACCTTTTATCTGAAATGATGAATAAAGGCATTCAGCCGGACCTTGTCACTTACAATTCCTTAGTTCAAGGCCTATGCAATTTCGGCAGGTGGAGAGAGGCTACTACCTTATTGAACGAGATGGCACAGAGGAAGATTGTGCCAAGTGTGAGGACCTTCAACATATTGGTGGACACATTTTGCAAAGAGGGGATGTTGAAAGAGgcgaaaattatttttgataagatGATTCAAAGAGGTATTGAGCCTGACGTAGTCTCTTATAATTCTTTAATTGATGGATACTGTTTGCAAAATAAATTGAATGATGCCATCGAAGCATTGAACATGATGGTTGAGAGGGGTTGTTCACCTAATGTTGTTAGCTATAACACATTGATTAAtggattttgtaaaaataaaaaaattgataaggcAATGAATCTCTTTCATGAAATGTCCAAGAAGGGAGTAACTCCAGATGTTGTGACTTATAGTACTCTTGTAGGTGGGTTATGTCGAGTGGGGAGACGCAAGGCTGCTCTAGAGCTATTCCATAAGATGCATGTTTGTGGCCAACCTCCAAATCTCCAAACTTATGCTGTCTTGTTGGACGGCCTGTGTAAGAATGGACAAGTTGTTGAGGCAATAAAAGTGATTCTTGAGATGGAAGACAAAACGTTGTGCAACAATATTGTGATTTACAACATTTTGATTGACGGTTTGTGTAACATCGGGAATCTTAAAGTTGCAAGAGAACTCTTTTATAGTCTACCTACGAAAGGATTGCAACCCAATGTTCAAACTTACACCATAATTCTCAAAGGGCTTTGCAAAGAGGGACTAATAGATGAAGTGAGTGAGCTGCTTGAGAAAATGGATGGGAATGGTTGTACCCATGACGATCGCACATATAACACAATCATCCAAGGGTTACTGCAACACAATGAGACATCAAAGGCAATGAAATATCTTGAAATAATGGTTGAAAAGGGTTTTTCAACGAATGTGACGGTTGCAACCATGTTGGTTGGCTTGCTGTCATCTAATCAAGTAGATAAGAACATTCAAGAATTGCTTCATAAGTTTGTGTGA
- the LOC115980353 gene encoding cytosolic sulfotransferase 11-like, whose translation MPTQQPSIASLPKYLKEDEVTQECRNFISSLPTEKGWVTNNLHQYQGCWIITRYMQGVLSFQKHFQAHDTDIILVTTPKAGTTWLEALLFSLVNRVHYPNPQKHHPLFTNNPHVLVPFLDINLYTENQVPDLTSFASPRLFSTHLPYVSLPTQ comes from the coding sequence ATGCCTACACAACAACCATCTATTGCTTCTCTTCCCAAATACTTGAAAGAAGATGAAGTGACCCAAGAATGCAGAAACTTCATATCCTCCTTACCTACAGAGAAAGGCTGGGTTACAAATAACCTGCATCAGTACCAAGGTTGTTGGATCATAACTAGGTACATGCAAGGTGTTCTATCATTCCAAAAACACTTCCAAGCTCATGACACTGATATCATCCTTGTTACCACTCCCAAAGCCGGCACCACTTGGTTGGAAGCCCTTCTGTTTTCCTTGGTGAACCGTGTGCACTATCCCAACCCTCAAAAACACCACCCTCTCTTCACGAATAATCCTCATGTTCTTGTACCCTTCTTGGATATCAATCTCTACACCGAAAACCAAGTCCCAGACCTCACTTCCTTTGCCTCTCCAAGGCTCTTTTCAACTCATTTACCTTATGTGTCATTACCCACTCAATGA
- the LOC115978916 gene encoding putative pentatricopeptide repeat-containing protein At1g12700, mitochondrial has product MGTLLRSSHTCFRSHCYSTLTAATTTSIASAKKNPNHYLNQNHFLEPVRDQCKSRSFRNVDHALDLFDKMLHTRPLPSIYDFNHVLAGIARMKHYPVVISLVKRIESFGISPNVCTLTILINCFCHLNCLDFGFSVFATILKLGYPPNSIPLNTLVKGLCLQGNIAGAVKLVEDMEKKGYQPDAFTCGTILNALCKIGKTDMAIGLLRKLEGDFELDLTAYNTIIDSLCKDRLVTEALNFLTEMMSKGIQPDLITYNSLIQGLCNCGRWREANTLLNEMAQRKIVPGVWTFNILVDAFCKEGMLIEAKIVFDKMIQRGIEPDVVSYNSLIDGYCLQNKLKDAIDALNMMVERGCSPNVVSYSTLINGFCKNKRIGEAMNLFNEMSNKGVTPNVVTYNTLIGGFCRVERHKAALELFHKMQACGQLPNPQTYAVLLDGLCKNGQVVEAIKVFLEMEDKTLGNNIVIYSILIDGLCNVGNLTVARELFYSLSAKGLQPNVQTYTIMLKGLCKEGLLEEASEIFEKMDGSGCSPDDRAYNTIIQGLLQHNRTSKAMKYLEIMDDKGFSANATTASMLVDLLSANPADKALQELLIKTLPVNL; this is encoded by the coding sequence ATGGGTACGCTTCTTCGTTCTTCGCACACTTGTTTTCGTTCTCATTGTTATTCTACGCTTACTGCTGCTACTACTACTAGTATTGCTAGTGCTAAAAAAAACCCGAATCACTATCTGAATCAAAATCATTTCTTGGAACCTGTTAGAGATCAGTGCAAATCTAGAAGCTTTAGGAATGTTGATCATGCCTTAGAcctgtttgataaaatgcttcaCACGCGCCCTTTGCCTTCCATTTACGATTTTAATCACGTGTTGGCTGGCATTGCAAGAATGAAGCATTACCCAGTAGTCATTTCTCTAGTTAAACGAATCGAATCATTCGGTATCTCTCCTAATGTTTGTACTCTTACTATTTTGATTAACTGCTTCTGCCATTTAAACTGTCTAGATTTTGGGTTCTCTGTCTTTGcaacaattttgaaacttggttaTCCCCCAAACTCTATTCCTCTAAACACCCTTGTCAAGGGTCTCTGTCTTCAAGGTAACATTGCTGGAGCTGTGAAGTTGGTAGAAGATATGGAGAAGAAAGGGTATCAACCTGATGCATTTACTTGTGGAACGATACTAAATGCTCTGTGTAAGATTGGTAAGACTGATATGGCTATTGGGTTGCTCAGGAAATTGGAAGGAGATTTTGAGCTTGATCTGACAGCATATAACACAATCATTGATAGTTTATGTAAGGATAGGTTGGTCACTGAGGCCTTGAACTTTTTGACTGAAATGATGAGTAAAGGCATTCAGCCGGACCTTATCACTTACAATTCCTTAATTCAAGGCCTATGCAATTGCGGCAGGTGGAGAGAAGCTAATACTTTGTTGAACGAGATGGCACAGAGGAAGATTGTGCCAGGTGTGTGGACCTTCAACATATTGGTGGACGCATTTTGCAAAGAGGGGATGTTGATAGAGGCAAAAATAGTTTTTGATAAGATGATTCAAAGAGGTATTGAGCCTGATGTAGTCTCTTATAATTCTTTAATTGATGGatattgtttgcaaaataaattGAAGGATGCCATCGACGCATTGAACATGATGGTTGAGAGGGGTTGTTCACCTAATGTTGTTAGCTATAGCACATTGATTAAtggattttgtaaaaataaaagaattggtGAGGCAATGAATCTCTTTAATGAAATGTCCAACAAGGGAGTAACTCCTAATGTTGTGACTTACAACACTCTTATAGGTGGGTTTTGTCGAGTGGAGAGACACAAGGCTGCTCTAGAGCTATTCCATAAGATGCAAGCTTGTGGCCAACTTCCAAATCCTCAAACTTATGCTGTCTTGTTGGACGGCCTATGTAAGAATGGACAAGTTGTTGAGGCAATAAAAGTGTTTCTTGAGATGGAAGACAAAACGTTGGGCAACAATATTGTGATTTACAGCATTTTGATTGATGGTTTGTGTAATGTCGGGAATCTTACAGTTGCAAGAGAACTCTTTTATAGTCTATCTGCGAAAGGATTGCAACCCAATGTTCAAACTTACACCATAATGCTCAAAGGGCTTTGCAAAGAGGGACTGCTAGAAGAAGCAAGTGAGatatttgagaaaatggatgggAGTGGTTGTTCACCTGACGATCGCGCATATAACACAATAATCCAAGGGTTATTGCAACATAATAGGACATCAAAGGCAATGAAATATCTTGAAATAATGGATGACAAGGGTTTTTCAGCAAATGCAACCACTGCATCCATGTTGGTTGACTTGCTATCTGCAAATCCAGCAGATAAAGCACTTCAAGAATTACTTATTAAGACTTTGCCGGTCAATCTATAA